DNA from Etheostoma spectabile isolate EspeVRDwgs_2016 chromosome 23, UIUC_Espe_1.0, whole genome shotgun sequence:
actctcttggtttttctttgttgatagaaacggagaggaagaggagtcaaacgtcaccgctgtcagctcTGTGACAAATGTGGAGCAGCTTTTACATTACAGAGTGCCCTGAAAAggcatcaacgcattcacactggagagaaaccgtacagctgtgatcaatgtggggccgCTTTCACACTACAGAGttccctaaaaacacatcaacgcattcacactggagagaaactgtacagctgtgaacagTGTGGGGAAACTTTTGCTCGTGGTGAtgcccttaaatctcaccagcgtattcacactggagagaaacctcacagctgtgaacaatgtggggaaacttttGCTCGTGGTGAtgcccttaaatctcaccagcgtattcacactggagagaagccgtacagctgtgaacaatgtggggaaacattttctcatagtggtaaccttaaatctcaccagcgcattcacactggagagaagccgcacTGGTGTGAagaatgtgggaaaatgttttctcgGCGTGAtcaccttaaaaaacaccagcttattcacactggagagaagtcgcactggtgtgaacaatgtgggaaaacgttttctcggCGTGATCatcttaaaaaacaccagcggaTTCACaacggagagaagccgtactggtgtgaacaatgtggggaaacgttttctcagagtagtaaccttaaaagacaccagcgcattcacactgcctcgttgtgaacatgtttcagagccaagctgtttcctcctcctcatgccctgatagttgtgttgttatattctgatcttctctccacattgaaggctgaccagcagtaactttatcttctgatcaacatgcagaggtgggtagagtagccaaaaattgtactcaagtaaaag
Protein-coding regions in this window:
- the LOC116672893 gene encoding zinc finger protein 239; protein product: MATRAGKKCKKEEEEEEEEQQSATAVKEEEEEYVVEKVLDRRVVKGRVEFLLKWKGFSDEDNTWEPQDNLDLDLTTEYMQKHEETEEKKKKKKGGKRKGVREEEKRRGRGVKRHRCQLCDKCGAAFTLQSALKRHQRIHTGEKPYSCDQCGAAFTLQSSLKTHQRIHTGEKLYSCEQCGETFARGDALKSHQRIHTGEKPHSCEQCGETFARGDALKSHQRIHTGEKPYSCEQCGETFSHSGNLKSHQRIHTGEKPHWCEECGKMFSRRDHLKKHQLIHTGEKSHWCEQCGKTFSRRDHLKKHQRIHNGEKPYWCEQCGETFSQSSNLKRHQRI